A window of Ferrimicrobium sp. genomic DNA:
ACCAGTAAACCATTCGCATCGTCAGCGGATCTCAGTCCGAAACAGGAGAGATTTGAGACGATCGTTCCCGGGGTCTTTGCAATGAGTGCGCAAGGGGATCCTAACGTTGGAGCTATCGAGGGCGAGGATTTCCTCGTCTGCATTGAGGCGCGCGCGACCCCGGTTGCAGCCCGCCGCTGGCTCGAGCGGCTGCGTGAGGTGACCACCAAACCTGTGCGGTATTTGGTGCTATCGCATTATCACGCGGTGCGCGTCCTTGGGGCTTCCGCCTTTGCGGCAACCGCCATCGTCGCCCACCAGAACACGGCCGAGCTCATTGCGGAGCGTGGGCGCCAGGATTGGGAGAGCGAATTCGCAAGGATGCCGCGCCTTTTTGAAGAACCGGACTCCATTCCGGGTCTCACTCACCCGACGATGACCTTTGCGGATCGTTTAACGATTGAGCTTGGCCCGCGTCATGGGCACATCGAGCTGTTCTACCTTGGACGGGGACACACACGCGGCGACATCGTCGTCTGGCATCCAGCGAGCAAGACACTCTTCGCCGGGGATCTGGTGGAGGCAGAGGCTGCGCTCTATACCGGCGATGCCTATCATCAGGAGTGGGCAAGTACCACACTTGACAATGTCGCTGCCCTTGGCGCAGAACACCTGGTCGGCGGTAGGGGTAAGGTCGTGCACGGCCAAGCTGAGGTTCAAGCCGCCATCGAGCAATCGCGGGCGTTCCTGACGACGCTGCTGAGTCAGACAAAACAAGTGGTTGACCGTGGGGGGAGTTTGAAAGAGGCCTTCGAGGCTTGTTACCAAGCACTCAACCCCGTCTATGGGCAATGGCCGATCTTTGAACACACGATACCCTTTGATGTGGCCCGTGTCTTTGACGAGTTGCGAGGGGTTGAGCACCCGGTGATCTGGACGGCGATGAGGGATCGTGAGGTATGGGACCAACTACAGGGCTAACCCCTGATGTCGTCGTCATCGGGGGAGGCCCGGTGGGGCAGACTGCAGCTCTGCTGTGTGCACAGTGGGGATTACGGGTCAAGATCCTTGAGGCGCAACCGCAACGCAATCGAGTGGGGTCTCGTGCTATTTGCCAGCAGCGTGAAGTGCTCGACACTTGGGATGCGATCGGGGCTGGGGTCTTAGCGCGTCGTGGTATTACATGGTCGACGAGTCGCACGTACTACCAAGGTAAAGAGATTTTTGCCGTTGAACTCAAGGATCGTGGTTCCTCACTTCTTCCTCCGTTCGTCAATGTCTCGCAGGCTGAGGTCGAGGAGGTGCTCCTCGGCCTTATCGAGGCACATCCATTGATCGAGATGGAGGGTGGTGCCACCGTTCACAAGATC
This region includes:
- a CDS encoding MBL fold metallo-hydrolase: MTSKPFASSADLSPKQERFETIVPGVFAMSAQGDPNVGAIEGEDFLVCIEARATPVAARRWLERLREVTTKPVRYLVLSHYHAVRVLGASAFAATAIVAHQNTAELIAERGRQDWESEFARMPRLFEEPDSIPGLTHPTMTFADRLTIELGPRHGHIELFYLGRGHTRGDIVVWHPASKTLFAGDLVEAEAALYTGDAYHQEWASTTLDNVAALGAEHLVGGRGKVVHGQAEVQAAIEQSRAFLTTLLSQTKQVVDRGGSLKEAFEACYQALNPVYGQWPIFEHTIPFDVARVFDELRGVEHPVIWTAMRDREVWDQLQG